Proteins from a single region of Thermococcus sp. CX2:
- a CDS encoding ParB/RepB/Spo0J family partition protein, which produces MRRTRLITREEAFRRAERIKEEYEAIYGIEFELERAFIPLEQVVPTQRELSEAKLLVVLQEIKHGYNAPIVVIPHGGKYYVLDGHHRAFALKKLGFSEVEAIILRSKNGFVPGVVRTVRKEELGRLEDVKIVRD; this is translated from the coding sequence TTGAGGAGGACAAGGCTCATAACAAGGGAGGAAGCCTTTAGGCGCGCCGAGCGCATAAAGGAGGAATACGAGGCGATTTATGGCATCGAGTTTGAGCTTGAAAGAGCGTTCATCCCCCTGGAGCAGGTCGTTCCCACCCAGAGGGAGCTGAGCGAGGCCAAGCTGCTGGTCGTCCTTCAGGAGATCAAGCACGGCTACAATGCGCCTATAGTGGTCATACCCCATGGCGGGAAATACTACGTGCTCGATGGTCACCACAGGGCATTTGCCCTCAAAAAGCTCGGCTTCTCCGAGGTCGAGGCCATCATTCTGAGGTCTAAAAACGGCTTTGTTCCCGGCGTTGTGAGAACAGTGAGAAAAGAAGAGTTAGGAAGGCTGGAAGACGTAAAAATAGTGAGGGATTAA
- a CDS encoding adenylate kinase, giving the protein MNILIFGPPGSGKSTHSRTITERYGLTYISSGDMIRTEIERGSELGKELEKYLAKGELIPDIVVNTLVISRLRRDRNNFIIDGYPRTAEQVLALENYLYDHGIRIDVAMEIFISKEESVERISGRRICPRCGAVYHLRYRPTKVPGKCDLCGSQLVQREDDKPDIIGRRYDLYVKNMEPIIKFYKKQGIYVRVDGHGSINEVWERMRPLLDYIYNREKKRKEHE; this is encoded by the coding sequence ATGAACATCCTCATCTTTGGACCACCTGGGAGCGGCAAATCAACCCACTCAAGGACGATAACGGAGCGCTACGGGCTGACGTATATCTCCTCGGGGGACATGATACGGACGGAGATTGAAAGGGGAAGCGAGCTCGGGAAGGAACTGGAGAAGTATCTCGCAAAGGGGGAGCTCATCCCGGACATCGTCGTCAATACCCTCGTGATTTCTCGCTTAAGGCGCGACAGGAACAACTTCATCATCGACGGATACCCCAGAACGGCAGAGCAGGTTCTCGCGCTCGAGAACTACCTCTATGACCACGGCATAAGGATAGACGTGGCGATGGAGATTTTCATCTCTAAGGAGGAGAGCGTTGAGCGCATCTCCGGGAGGAGGATATGTCCCAGGTGCGGTGCCGTTTATCACCTTCGGTACCGACCCACAAAGGTCCCCGGTAAATGTGACCTATGTGGCTCCCAGCTCGTCCAGAGGGAGGACGACAAGCCGGACATAATCGGGAGACGCTACGACCTCTACGTCAAGAACATGGAGCCAATAATCAAGTTCTACAAGAAGCAGGGCATCTACGTTAGGGTTGATGGTCACGGCAGTATAAACGAGGTCTGGGAGAGGATGAGACCGCTCCTCGACTACATATACAACCGCGAAAAGAAACGGAAAGAACACGAGTAA
- the pyk gene encoding pyruvate kinase — MRLPSHKTKIIATIGPASLKRKTVEAMVKAGMSVARINFAHGDFEQHAKTVELVRKVSDRLNRPIAILGDLPGVKIRVGEIQNGSVTLRRWQTITLTTRDVVGNEAEIPVQFKDFPRMVSKGDVIYLSDGFIALRVEEVHDTDVVCKVLVGGTLFSHKGINVPNARIAIDAVTEKDLQFLEFAIEHGMDAVGISFVGSAYDVLKVRRFVEERNAKIFIIAKIERPDAVKNFDQILSAADGIMIARGDLGVEMPIEKLPVLQKKLIKKANMAGKPVITATQMLESMTQEKLPTRAEVTDVANAILDGTDAVMLSEETAVGKYPVDAVKMMAKIARTTEAYRDSLWSTRVVEWKMSEWKGQMPKKGTIKDAIARSIIEALNSIDIKYILTPTRTGETARLISRFKPRQWILAFATDEKVANSLMFSYGVYPFLVEETSEREILNLIKGLGLVNENDTVLLTKGTPIGKTAGTNTIRIFTVG, encoded by the coding sequence ATGAGGTTGCCATCCCACAAAACGAAAATCATAGCCACAATAGGGCCAGCCTCCCTGAAGAGGAAGACGGTAGAGGCCATGGTAAAGGCAGGAATGAGCGTTGCACGCATAAACTTCGCCCACGGAGACTTCGAACAGCACGCGAAGACAGTGGAACTGGTAAGGAAAGTCTCCGATAGGCTCAACAGACCCATCGCCATTCTCGGCGATCTTCCAGGAGTGAAGATACGCGTTGGGGAGATCCAAAACGGTTCAGTAACGCTGAGACGCTGGCAGACGATAACCCTCACCACGCGGGATGTGGTTGGCAATGAGGCAGAGATACCCGTGCAGTTCAAGGACTTTCCCAGGATGGTATCCAAGGGGGACGTCATCTATCTGAGCGATGGCTTCATAGCGCTCCGTGTCGAGGAGGTTCACGATACCGACGTGGTCTGTAAAGTCCTCGTTGGGGGCACACTCTTCTCCCACAAGGGCATAAACGTCCCAAATGCGAGGATAGCGATAGACGCGGTGACGGAGAAGGATCTGCAGTTTCTTGAGTTCGCAATCGAGCACGGCATGGACGCTGTAGGAATAAGCTTCGTCGGCTCGGCCTACGACGTTCTGAAGGTCAGGCGCTTCGTGGAGGAAAGAAACGCGAAGATCTTCATAATCGCCAAGATTGAGAGACCCGATGCAGTAAAGAACTTCGACCAGATACTCAGCGCCGCTGACGGCATAATGATAGCCAGGGGCGATTTGGGAGTCGAGATGCCGATTGAGAAGCTCCCGGTGCTCCAGAAAAAGCTCATAAAAAAGGCCAACATGGCGGGCAAGCCCGTCATAACAGCCACCCAGATGCTCGAATCAATGACCCAGGAAAAGCTCCCCACGAGGGCAGAGGTCACAGACGTGGCCAACGCCATCCTCGACGGAACGGACGCGGTTATGCTCTCGGAGGAGACTGCTGTAGGCAAGTATCCCGTCGACGCAGTCAAGATGATGGCTAAGATAGCAAGAACCACCGAAGCCTACCGCGATTCTCTCTGGTCAACGCGCGTGGTAGAGTGGAAGATGAGCGAGTGGAAGGGCCAGATGCCCAAGAAGGGCACAATAAAAGACGCCATAGCGAGGAGCATCATAGAGGCCCTCAACTCGATAGACATCAAGTACATCCTTACCCCCACGAGGACCGGTGAGACGGCCAGGCTGATATCCCGTTTCAAGCCGAGGCAGTGGATTCTGGCTTTCGCCACCGACGAGAAGGTTGCCAACAGCCTCATGTTCTCCTATGGAGTCTACCCGTTCCTCGTCGAGGAGACCAGCGAGCGCGAGATACTGAACCTCATCAAGGGCCTTGGCCTCGTGAACGAAAACGACACGGTTCTGCTGACGAAGGGAACGCCGATAGGGAAGACCGCTGGAACGAACACGATACGGATATTCACCGTTGGGTGA
- a CDS encoding ubiquitin-like small modifier protein 1, with protein MKVRFYATFRELIGRKEIELNSPRTVGELIDYLAEHYNPEIKKQLLESPRAKEAGKAIDGMILVNGHNILHLKGLDTELKEDDEVHIFPPAGGG; from the coding sequence ATGAAGGTGCGGTTTTACGCCACATTCCGGGAGCTGATAGGGAGGAAGGAGATAGAGTTGAACAGTCCCAGAACGGTAGGTGAGCTTATCGATTATCTGGCCGAGCACTACAATCCGGAGATAAAGAAGCAGCTCCTTGAGAGCCCCCGCGCCAAGGAGGCAGGAAAGGCCATAGATGGAATGATCCTCGTGAACGGCCACAACATCCTGCACCTTAAGGGCCTCGACACCGAGCTGAAGGAGGACGATGAGGTGCACATCTTCCCGCCCGCAGGGGGTGGCTGA
- a CDS encoding MTH1187 family thiamine-binding protein — translation MAVAELCLFPLGTESPSVGRYLESVIEVIKASGLKYQVCPMGTVVEGSVDEILELVKRCHEAILKTGAKRVVISLKIDDRVDKPLTIEGKMGV, via the coding sequence ATGGCGGTAGCAGAGCTTTGCCTTTTTCCACTTGGAACAGAAAGCCCGAGTGTGGGCAGGTACCTCGAATCCGTCATCGAAGTCATAAAGGCGAGCGGCCTGAAGTACCAGGTCTGCCCGATGGGAACTGTGGTTGAAGGTTCCGTTGACGAAATCCTCGAGCTGGTCAAGCGCTGCCACGAGGCAATCCTCAAGACTGGCGCGAAGCGCGTTGTGATAAGCCTCAAGATAGACGACCGGGTTGATAAACCGCTCACCATAGAGGGCAAGATGGGGGTTTAA
- a CDS encoding single- stranded DNA-binding family protein: MKLSTGFVRASGYAHKVRRVLFAITRGRVEPEEVVRAAAELNQYVFEKLQEMGVDKGDVVRISVPFSIEDGKIKWHYEGLKIEVYKREDEAKLAEAMEEIEERERALEEQIKELEELALQLREMSEKILEKLEELKQEHTSLRLKAEE; the protein is encoded by the coding sequence ATGAAACTGAGCACAGGCTTTGTTCGGGCATCCGGCTACGCCCACAAGGTGAGGCGCGTCCTCTTTGCAATAACACGCGGAAGGGTGGAGCCGGAAGAAGTTGTAAGGGCCGCGGCGGAGCTCAACCAGTACGTCTTTGAAAAGCTCCAGGAGATGGGGGTGGACAAGGGGGACGTCGTGAGGATAAGCGTCCCCTTCAGCATCGAGGATGGAAAGATAAAGTGGCACTATGAGGGACTCAAGATAGAGGTCTACAAGAGAGAGGACGAAGCAAAGCTCGCCGAAGCTATGGAAGAAATCGAGGAGCGCGAGAGAGCCCTCGAAGAGCAGATAAAAGAGCTCGAGGAGCTCGCCCTTCAGCTCAGGGAGATGAGCGAGAAAATACTGGAGAAGCTGGAGGAGCTCAAGCAGGAGCACACCTCGCTCAGGCTCAAGGCGGAGGAGTGA
- the trmY gene encoding tRNA (pseudouridine(54)-N(1))-methyltransferase TrmY has translation MRTFIVKANKAHTKADFKLRDLPGTSGRIDLLCRVLNSAFLLSHGFRKNVRVWLSLYGPPNPPKAIRFEGQEMKPKTLNPDELSTAKLIIKALKAGETLREPSKEVQVLPGIYVSNLTFEDIVRRTLKSSALYYLHEEGRPIERVNFSQNVAFILGDHEGLTPEDEAFLEGIAEKVSIGRKSYLASHVVAYVNIFLDSLTPPP, from the coding sequence ATGAGGACGTTCATAGTCAAGGCCAACAAGGCTCACACCAAGGCCGATTTCAAGCTCAGGGACTTACCTGGAACGAGCGGTAGGATTGACCTGCTCTGCAGGGTCCTTAACTCAGCTTTTCTGCTTTCCCACGGCTTCAGGAAGAACGTCCGCGTCTGGCTGAGCCTCTACGGCCCGCCGAACCCACCGAAGGCGATTCGCTTCGAGGGCCAGGAAATGAAACCCAAAACGCTCAACCCCGACGAGCTGAGCACGGCGAAGCTGATAATCAAAGCTCTGAAGGCAGGAGAGACCCTCCGCGAGCCGAGCAAGGAAGTCCAGGTTCTCCCGGGAATATACGTCAGCAACCTGACCTTTGAAGACATCGTGAGGAGAACCCTGAAAAGCTCGGCCCTCTACTACCTCCACGAGGAGGGCAGACCCATCGAGAGGGTGAACTTCTCGCAGAATGTCGCCTTCATCCTCGGCGACCACGAGGGGTTAACCCCTGAGGACGAGGCCTTTCTTGAGGGCATAGCCGAAAAAGTGAGCATCGGAAGGAAAAGCTACCTCGCCTCCCATGTCGTGGCCTACGTCAACATCTTCCTTGATTCCCTCACTCCTCCGCCTTGA
- a CDS encoding class I SAM-dependent methyltransferase has translation MVEYFDRIAKRYDDWYRTKTGRYVDRTEKWLVFSMLRSRAGKALDLGCGTGNYTIELKKRGFDVIGLDASEGMLEIARAKGLNCIKGDAYSLPFPDESFDLVLSVTMFEFIHEPEKVIAEIHRVLKPGGEVLIGTMNGRSSWFLFKRLKSLFVETAYRYARFYTPRELELLLKSGGFTEVESAGVIFFPSFWPFLGLAERIDRKCHRKCRNLAAFIAVRGVKS, from the coding sequence GTGGTTGAATACTTTGACAGGATAGCGAAGCGCTACGACGACTGGTACAGGACAAAGACCGGTCGCTACGTTGATAGGACAGAGAAGTGGCTCGTGTTCTCGATGCTACGCTCTAGGGCCGGTAAAGCCCTTGACCTCGGCTGCGGTACTGGAAACTACACTATCGAGCTCAAAAAGCGCGGCTTTGACGTTATCGGCCTCGACGCGAGCGAGGGAATGCTTGAGATAGCCAGGGCAAAGGGCCTCAACTGCATCAAAGGCGACGCCTACAGTCTGCCCTTTCCGGACGAGAGCTTTGACCTAGTCCTGAGCGTGACCATGTTTGAGTTTATCCACGAGCCGGAGAAGGTAATCGCCGAGATCCACCGCGTCCTCAAGCCCGGCGGTGAGGTTCTCATCGGCACCATGAACGGGAGGAGCTCGTGGTTCCTCTTCAAGCGCCTAAAGAGCCTCTTCGTCGAGACTGCCTACCGCTATGCCCGGTTCTACACCCCCAGGGAGCTCGAACTTCTCCTGAAGAGCGGGGGCTTTACTGAGGTTGAGAGTGCGGGGGTTATCTTTTTTCCCTCCTTCTGGCCCTTCTTAGGTTTGGCCGAGAGGATCGACAGAAAATGCCACAGGAAGTGCAGAAACCTTGCCGCCTTCATAGCCGTCAGGGGAGTGAAGTCTTGA